In Treponema rectale, a single genomic region encodes these proteins:
- a CDS encoding formylglycine-generating enzyme family protein: protein MKKYITLFLATLFSISLFAQTKVDAKKIGKTLEKNKDATAVFTCDMSLSGMKVANDGTVILSAFAKNKVKIVSGMDMTNIAERLDYANKVTYLVTFETNDLSSKSYSITKIDGIETLEQYKERLVQEEKRKAEEAKAKWERERLENLTKHPVQVVNQEVVNISGAESAWLPGQIQDKLKSNLQEYLGMKTVVDSKSEAALKKLQAESEDGGRDENSAIELGKITTAKFAVFVKLRKTGTGYTISADFTDLTTGEQMASCSSKEYSKAEYLYGSTGAVDELTLALANKLNVKISDLNKNLLTSGSANFSVDAQLALAKQNEEQYQKMMKDYDAELSKLMTSNDINAIQNKNRIEAEKALLLEKQNAEKKRQEELKAQMARAAEDEKLEAERSIALKTQRDQMAKDAAAKAAEVRKLKMEKQGVLGQINVLESKKKALVEIRQGVESRSVELYEQMLKDKESEEAKIRNRPLGTSEKDDNGKQTERSKQIRENQVIKSNEELTNKFFADCEAVKKTTASQDASLLAEIRNDQKTLATTRTVSSMGEELKVSYGKFTGAKDGWISYISLYSDGILIFTDEFILTYEGVTGKRRPTDTELEDFKVSEEYDNNIDMYNSLLTRGDPIVYFEIDYNVTAEGDSKPSQYKFNFNKIRVINTVSGKVTQTSTLNKVQPRTMKPEWDLREIVGIVAKEKNEFESLNKYISKGLTLPAAKKSVARDNEVAKMFDSMGIKMVSIPERNFKMLNTEVTQKVYTSVMGSNPSYYRGDNNPVEKVSWYDAIYFCNKLSEKFGFTPVYAVYGNTDVATWNYTPHNGDSIRGEVTQNTKANGFRLPTVEEWQYAAKGGQNYTYFGSNNLDEVGWYKENSGGRTHPVAQKKANGYGLYDMSGNVWEWCWDVVPYYSDDRCSRGGSYGSSGNYCGVDSRGSDDANYRYGNLGFRIVCSASN from the coding sequence ATGAAAAAATACATAACATTATTTCTAGCTACACTCTTTTCAATTTCACTTTTTGCTCAGACAAAGGTTGATGCAAAGAAAATAGGTAAGACATTAGAAAAAAACAAAGATGCAACCGCAGTATTTACTTGTGATATGAGTCTTTCTGGAATGAAAGTAGCAAATGACGGAACTGTAATTTTGTCAGCTTTTGCTAAAAACAAGGTAAAGATTGTTAGCGGAATGGATATGACAAACATTGCTGAACGTCTTGATTATGCAAACAAGGTAACATACCTTGTTACATTTGAAACAAATGATTTGTCTTCAAAATCGTACTCAATAACAAAGATTGATGGTATAGAGACACTTGAGCAATACAAGGAACGTCTTGTGCAGGAAGAGAAACGTAAGGCCGAAGAAGCCAAAGCAAAATGGGAACGTGAGCGTCTTGAAAATCTTACCAAACATCCAGTTCAGGTTGTGAACCAGGAAGTAGTAAATATTTCTGGTGCAGAATCTGCATGGCTTCCAGGCCAGATTCAGGACAAGCTTAAGTCAAACCTTCAGGAATATCTTGGAATGAAGACTGTAGTTGATTCAAAGTCAGAAGCTGCACTGAAAAAACTTCAGGCAGAAAGTGAAGACGGTGGAAGAGACGAAAATTCAGCCATTGAACTTGGAAAGATTACAACAGCAAAGTTTGCAGTATTTGTAAAGCTCCGTAAAACAGGAACAGGTTACACTATAAGTGCAGACTTTACAGACCTTACAACCGGTGAACAGATGGCAAGCTGTTCTTCTAAAGAATACTCAAAAGCAGAATATCTTTATGGTTCCACTGGTGCAGTAGATGAACTTACACTTGCATTGGCAAATAAACTTAATGTAAAAATTTCTGATCTTAACAAGAATCTCCTTACATCAGGTTCAGCAAACTTTTCTGTAGATGCACAGCTTGCACTGGCAAAACAGAACGAAGAACAGTATCAGAAAATGATGAAAGACTATGATGCTGAACTTTCTAAGCTCATGACTTCCAACGATATTAATGCAATCCAAAACAAGAACAGAATTGAAGCAGAAAAAGCACTTCTTTTAGAAAAGCAGAATGCAGAAAAGAAACGTCAGGAAGAACTTAAGGCACAGATGGCACGGGCTGCAGAAGATGAAAAACTGGAAGCAGAACGTTCCATTGCATTAAAGACTCAGCGTGACCAGATGGCAAAAGATGCAGCAGCAAAGGCCGCGGAAGTTCGCAAACTAAAAATGGAAAAGCAGGGTGTTCTTGGCCAGATAAATGTTCTTGAAAGCAAAAAGAAAGCACTTGTGGAAATAAGGCAGGGTGTAGAAAGTCGCAGTGTCGAACTGTACGAACAGATGCTTAAGGACAAAGAAAGTGAAGAAGCAAAAATAAGGAACAGACCTTTAGGAACTTCCGAAAAAGACGATAACGGAAAACAGACAGAACGTTCAAAGCAGATTCGCGAAAACCAGGTAATTAAGAGCAATGAAGAATTAACAAACAAATTCTTTGCAGATTGTGAGGCCGTTAAAAAAACAACCGCAAGTCAGGATGCTTCTTTATTAGCAGAAATTCGTAACGACCAGAAAACACTTGCAACAACAAGAACAGTTTCTTCCATGGGTGAAGAATTAAAGGTAAGTTACGGAAAATTTACAGGAGCAAAAGACGGCTGGATTTCTTACATAAGTTTGTATTCAGACGGCATCTTAATTTTTACTGATGAGTTTATTTTAACCTACGAAGGTGTTACAGGAAAAAGAAGACCAACAGACACAGAACTTGAAGACTTTAAGGTAAGTGAAGAATATGACAACAATATTGACATGTACAATTCCCTTCTTACCCGTGGCGATCCGATTGTTTACTTTGAAATTGATTACAACGTAACTGCAGAAGGAGACAGCAAACCAAGCCAGTATAAATTTAATTTTAACAAGATTCGGGTAATCAACACTGTAAGTGGAAAAGTTACACAGACAAGTACCTTGAACAAAGTGCAGCCACGTACAATGAAGCCCGAATGGGATTTGAGGGAAATTGTTGGGATTGTTGCAAAAGAAAAGAATGAGTTTGAGTCCTTGAATAAATATATTTCAAAAGGTCTTACTTTACCAGCAGCAAAAAAATCTGTTGCAAGAGATAATGAAGTTGCAAAGATGTTTGATTCTATGGGAATAAAAATGGTGTCGATTCCTGAGAGAAACTTTAAGATGCTCAATACTGAAGTTACCCAAAAAGTGTATACATCTGTTATGGGTAGCAACCCAAGTTATTATAGAGGAGACAATAACCCTGTAGAAAAAGTAAGCTGGTATGATGCAATTTATTTCTGTAATAAACTTAGTGAAAAATTCGGTTTTACACCTGTATATGCAGTTTACGGTAACACTGATGTTGCAACCTGGAATTATACACCACATAATGGTGATTCAATTCGAGGAGAAGTAACTCAGAATACAAAAGCAAACGGATTCCGTTTACCAACAGTAGAAGAGTGGCAGTATGCAGCAAAAGGCGGACAGAATTATACGTATTTTGGCAGTAATAATCTTGATGAAGTAGGCTGGTATAAAGAAAACAGTGGAGGTAGAACACACCCTGTAGCACAGAAGAAAGCCAACGGATACGGCTTATATGACATGAGCGGCAACGTGTGGGAGTGGTGCTGGGATGTTGTCCCGTACTACAGCGACGACCGCTGTAGCCGTGGTGGCAGCTATGGCAGCAGCGGCAACTACTGCGGGGTGGACAGCAGGGGCAGCGACGACGCTAACTACCGGTACGGCAACCTTGGTTTCCGCATTGTTTGTTCCGCTTCTAACTAG
- a CDS encoding LPP20 family lipoprotein — translation MRKTLIVIILTFVSAVCFAKPKSVEPDWFKNYRTVFPNAQYLAQRGSGITAEDAKTDAASQLARYFQSTVSANLSTTMSSITTGTSIQEETRVIDEVNVTSEVEFIGLEFTESYYYKPEKKWYAVAYMIRDDAWVQYKPKIESEKTKFYSFLKKAESEEDSFTKISLYKSAWKVSGDLIEKLEYGRIINPNEEEKYSADRTEVAELPAKIEKEQKNLTIFVNLKGDYGNIVETSIKTALEKGGFIVGSSGNYTADVIVSSNPNGENPVTIMPAVIVSIKSSKGKAVFSYEAKLTEKTVAYSLENAQKKAFLKLAEKINEEIKF, via the coding sequence ATGAGAAAAACTCTGATAGTTATTATATTAACTTTCGTTTCAGCAGTATGTTTTGCAAAGCCAAAGTCTGTAGAACCAGACTGGTTTAAAAATTATCGTACTGTTTTTCCTAATGCTCAGTATCTGGCACAGCGTGGAAGCGGAATTACTGCAGAAGATGCAAAGACAGATGCAGCTTCTCAGCTAGCCCGATATTTTCAATCTACAGTAAGTGCAAATCTTTCTACAACAATGTCTTCTATTACAACTGGTACGTCCATACAGGAAGAAACTCGTGTAATAGATGAAGTAAATGTTACAAGTGAAGTTGAATTCATTGGGCTTGAATTTACTGAAAGTTATTATTACAAGCCGGAAAAGAAATGGTATGCAGTAGCTTATATGATTCGTGATGATGCCTGGGTTCAGTATAAGCCAAAAATAGAATCGGAGAAAACAAAATTTTACTCTTTTCTAAAAAAGGCGGAATCAGAAGAAGATTCCTTTACGAAAATTTCGTTGTATAAAAGTGCCTGGAAAGTGTCAGGTGATTTAATTGAAAAACTTGAATACGGCAGAATCATAAATCCAAATGAAGAAGAAAAGTATTCTGCAGACAGAACAGAAGTAGCAGAGCTTCCGGCAAAAATAGAAAAAGAACAAAAGAATCTTACTATTTTTGTAAACCTGAAGGGCGATTACGGAAACATAGTGGAGACTTCCATAAAGACTGCACTTGAGAAAGGTGGATTTATAGTTGGTTCAAGTGGAAATTACACAGCAGATGTTATTGTTTCATCAAATCCAAATGGCGAAAATCCTGTAACAATTATGCCTGCTGTTATTGTTTCAATAAAAAGCAGTAAAGGAAAAGCTGTTTTTTCATACGAAGCAAAACTGACGGAAAAAACTGTCGCTTATTCATTGGAAAATGCTCAGAAAAAAGCATTCCTAAAGCTGGCAGAAAAAATAAATGAAGAAATTAAATTTTAA
- a CDS encoding HRDC domain-containing protein gives MTFFISPFSEPSASAELNNFLKSHRIINVEKRLIDGERGTGWVFLVEYTDIEGGKSAYTMSSKVDWRDVLNPSQFAVYDFLRKTRKEIGDKTKIPLYGILSNEQLALMAQNPPKTKEDFLKIKGVNEQKYKQWGEIFIKAIEKALVSTAEAPKNITNETENSADSQLDIF, from the coding sequence ATGACCTTCTTTATTAGTCCTTTCTCAGAACCAAGTGCCAGTGCAGAGCTGAACAATTTCTTAAAGTCTCACAGAATAATTAACGTTGAAAAACGGCTAATAGACGGTGAACGTGGAACTGGCTGGGTTTTTCTTGTGGAATATACGGACATTGAAGGTGGTAAATCGGCATATACAATGAGTTCAAAAGTAGACTGGCGGGATGTACTGAATCCAAGTCAGTTTGCTGTTTATGATTTCTTACGGAAAACAAGAAAGGAAATTGGTGATAAGACTAAAATTCCGCTATATGGAATTTTAAGTAATGAACAGCTGGCTTTGATGGCTCAGAATCCACCAAAAACAAAAGAAGATTTTCTTAAGATAAAAGGTGTTAATGAGCAAAAGTACAAACAATGGGGTGAAATCTTCATAAAAGCAATTGAAAAAGCTTTGGTTTCTACTGCAGAAGCGCCAAAGAATATAACGAATGAAACTGAAAATTCCGCTGATTCTCAGCTGGATATATTTTAA